One window from the genome of Nicotiana tomentosiformis chromosome 5, ASM39032v3, whole genome shotgun sequence encodes:
- the LOC104120184 gene encoding patatin-like protein 6 isoform X6: MACNAISNTQQEPSIDTDKLSYEIFSILESKFLFGYNDQKLWVPKELTSPIEEHKNDDVSTIKNQRGKICILSIDGGGMRNILSGKALAYLEQALKVKSGNSHARIADYFDVAIGSGVGGIFTAMLFSTEDKKRPVFQAEDTWKLLVEQGKKIYPLKGSNNAGKDFLRRVFRRGNTVSSTSGLEKAMKEAFVDKKTGRSLTLKDTLKPVLIPVYDLSSTAPFLFSRADAFESESFDFRLWEVCKATAAEPGVFDPVCMKSVDGKTGCVAVDGGLAMSNPTAAAITHVLHNKQEFPFVRGVEDILVLSLGTGQLLEGSFEYEHVKKWKAKDWAKPMARISGDGTADMVDHSVAMAFGQCRSNNYVRIQLNSSS, encoded by the exons ATGGCGTGTAATGCTATATCAAATACGCAACAAGAACCGAGCATCGATACAGATAAGCTAAGTTATGAAATTTTTTCTATTTTAGAAAGCAAATTCTTATTCGGTTACAATGATCAAAAGCTTTGGGTACCTAAAGAATTAACTTCTCCGATTGAAGAGCACAAAAACGATGACGTTTCAACGATCAAAAATCAACGAGGAAAAATATGCATCCTCAGTATTGATGGTGGTGGAATGCGAAACATATTATCGGGAAAAGCTTTAGCGTATTTGGAACAAGCGTTGAAGGTTAAATCGGGAAATTCACACGCTAGAATCGCTGATTATTTCGACGTCGCTATCGGTTCCGGTGTTGGAGGAATTTTCACGGCGATGCTTTTTTCTACAGAAGATAAAAAACGTCCGGTTTTTCAAGCTGAGGATACGTGGAAGCTTCTGGTTGAACAAGGTAAAAAAATTTACCCTTTGAAAGGGTCAAATAATGCCGGAAAGGATTTTCTACGGCGAGTTTTCCGCCGCGGCAACACCGTTTCATCTACTTCCGGGTTAGAGAAGGCGATGAAAGAAGCGTTTGTGGATAAAAAAACAGGTCGAAGCCTTACGTTAAAGGATACGCTTAAACCGGTTTTAATCCCGGTTTATGACCTGTCAAGTACGGCGCCGTTTTTGTTCTCTCGAGCCGACGCTTTTGAGTCGGAGAGCTTTGATTTCAGATTATGGGAAGTTTGTAAGGCTACAGCGGCTGAACCAGGAGTTTTCGACCCGGTTTGTATGAAATCTGTCGATGGAAAAACCGGGTGTGTGGCGGTTGACGGCGGTTTAGCTATGAGTAACCCGACGGCGGCGGCGATTACTCACGTGCTTCATAACAAACAGGAGTTTCCTTTTGTTAGAGGGGTTGAGGACATTTTGGTACTTTCGCTTGGAACAGGGCAGCTTTTAGAAGGAAGCTTTGAATATGAACATGTTAAAAAATGGAAAGCTAAGGACTGGGCTAAACCTATGGCTCGCATCTCCGGCGATGGCACCGCCGATATGGTGGATCACTCCGTTGCTATGGCTTTCGGCCAATGTCGTAGCAATAACTACGTCCGCATTCAG TTAAACTCTTCTTCTTGA
- the LOC104120184 gene encoding patatin-like protein 6 isoform X4: MACNAISNTQQEPSIDTDKLSYEIFSILESKFLFGYNDQKLWVPKELTSPIEEHKNDDVSTIKNQRGKICILSIDGGGMRNILSGKALAYLEQALKVKSGNSHARIADYFDVAIGSGVGGIFTAMLFSTEDKKRPVFQAEDTWKLLVEQGKKIYPLKGSNNAGKDFLRRVFRRGNTVSSTSGLEKAMKEAFVDKKTGRSLTLKDTLKPVLIPVYDLSSTAPFLFSRADAFESESFDFRLWEVCKATAAEPGVFDPVCMKSVDGKTGCVAVDGGLAMSNPTAAAITHVLHNKQEFPFVRGVEDILVLSLGTGQLLEGSFEYEHVKKWKAKDWAKPMARISGDGTADMVDHSVAMAFGQCRSNNYVRIQVHICIATLWAQRCG; encoded by the coding sequence ATGGCGTGTAATGCTATATCAAATACGCAACAAGAACCGAGCATCGATACAGATAAGCTAAGTTATGAAATTTTTTCTATTTTAGAAAGCAAATTCTTATTCGGTTACAATGATCAAAAGCTTTGGGTACCTAAAGAATTAACTTCTCCGATTGAAGAGCACAAAAACGATGACGTTTCAACGATCAAAAATCAACGAGGAAAAATATGCATCCTCAGTATTGATGGTGGTGGAATGCGAAACATATTATCGGGAAAAGCTTTAGCGTATTTGGAACAAGCGTTGAAGGTTAAATCGGGAAATTCACACGCTAGAATCGCTGATTATTTCGACGTCGCTATCGGTTCCGGTGTTGGAGGAATTTTCACGGCGATGCTTTTTTCTACAGAAGATAAAAAACGTCCGGTTTTTCAAGCTGAGGATACGTGGAAGCTTCTGGTTGAACAAGGTAAAAAAATTTACCCTTTGAAAGGGTCAAATAATGCCGGAAAGGATTTTCTACGGCGAGTTTTCCGCCGCGGCAACACCGTTTCATCTACTTCCGGGTTAGAGAAGGCGATGAAAGAAGCGTTTGTGGATAAAAAAACAGGTCGAAGCCTTACGTTAAAGGATACGCTTAAACCGGTTTTAATCCCGGTTTATGACCTGTCAAGTACGGCGCCGTTTTTGTTCTCTCGAGCCGACGCTTTTGAGTCGGAGAGCTTTGATTTCAGATTATGGGAAGTTTGTAAGGCTACAGCGGCTGAACCAGGAGTTTTCGACCCGGTTTGTATGAAATCTGTCGATGGAAAAACCGGGTGTGTGGCGGTTGACGGCGGTTTAGCTATGAGTAACCCGACGGCGGCGGCGATTACTCACGTGCTTCATAACAAACAGGAGTTTCCTTTTGTTAGAGGGGTTGAGGACATTTTGGTACTTTCGCTTGGAACAGGGCAGCTTTTAGAAGGAAGCTTTGAATATGAACATGTTAAAAAATGGAAAGCTAAGGACTGGGCTAAACCTATGGCTCGCATCTCCGGCGATGGCACCGCCGATATGGTGGATCACTCCGTTGCTATGGCTTTCGGCCAATGTCGTAGCAATAACTACGTCCGCATTCAG
- the LOC104120184 gene encoding patatin-like protein 6 isoform X5 produces the protein MACNAISNTQQEPSIDTDKLSYEIFSILESKFLFGYNDQKLWVPKELTSPIEEHKNDDVSTIKNQRGKICILSIDGGGMRNILSGKALAYLEQALKVKSGNSHARIADYFDVAIGSGVGGIFTAMLFSTEDKKRPVFQAEDTWKLLVEQGKKIYPLKGSNNAGKDFLRRVFRRGNTVSSTSGLEKAMKEAFVDKKTGRSLTLKDTLKPVLIPVYDLSSTAPFLFSRADAFESESFDFRLWEVCKATAAEPGVFDPVCMKSVDGKTGCVAVDGGLAMSNPTAAAITHVLHNKQEFPFVRGVEDILVLSLGTGQLLEGSFEYEHVKKWKAKDWAKPMARISGDGTADMVDHSVAMAFGQCRSNNYVRIQGGEIDQWNVP, from the exons ATGGCGTGTAATGCTATATCAAATACGCAACAAGAACCGAGCATCGATACAGATAAGCTAAGTTATGAAATTTTTTCTATTTTAGAAAGCAAATTCTTATTCGGTTACAATGATCAAAAGCTTTGGGTACCTAAAGAATTAACTTCTCCGATTGAAGAGCACAAAAACGATGACGTTTCAACGATCAAAAATCAACGAGGAAAAATATGCATCCTCAGTATTGATGGTGGTGGAATGCGAAACATATTATCGGGAAAAGCTTTAGCGTATTTGGAACAAGCGTTGAAGGTTAAATCGGGAAATTCACACGCTAGAATCGCTGATTATTTCGACGTCGCTATCGGTTCCGGTGTTGGAGGAATTTTCACGGCGATGCTTTTTTCTACAGAAGATAAAAAACGTCCGGTTTTTCAAGCTGAGGATACGTGGAAGCTTCTGGTTGAACAAGGTAAAAAAATTTACCCTTTGAAAGGGTCAAATAATGCCGGAAAGGATTTTCTACGGCGAGTTTTCCGCCGCGGCAACACCGTTTCATCTACTTCCGGGTTAGAGAAGGCGATGAAAGAAGCGTTTGTGGATAAAAAAACAGGTCGAAGCCTTACGTTAAAGGATACGCTTAAACCGGTTTTAATCCCGGTTTATGACCTGTCAAGTACGGCGCCGTTTTTGTTCTCTCGAGCCGACGCTTTTGAGTCGGAGAGCTTTGATTTCAGATTATGGGAAGTTTGTAAGGCTACAGCGGCTGAACCAGGAGTTTTCGACCCGGTTTGTATGAAATCTGTCGATGGAAAAACCGGGTGTGTGGCGGTTGACGGCGGTTTAGCTATGAGTAACCCGACGGCGGCGGCGATTACTCACGTGCTTCATAACAAACAGGAGTTTCCTTTTGTTAGAGGGGTTGAGGACATTTTGGTACTTTCGCTTGGAACAGGGCAGCTTTTAGAAGGAAGCTTTGAATATGAACATGTTAAAAAATGGAAAGCTAAGGACTGGGCTAAACCTATGGCTCGCATCTCCGGCGATGGCACCGCCGATATGGTGGATCACTCCGTTGCTATGGCTTTCGGCCAATGTCGTAGCAATAACTACGTCCGCATTCAG GGAGGAGAAATTGACCAATGGAATGTGCCGTAG
- the LOC104120184 gene encoding patatin-like protein 6 isoform X1: MACNAISNTQQEPSIDTDKLSYEIFSILESKFLFGYNDQKLWVPKELTSPIEEHKNDDVSTIKNQRGKICILSIDGGGMRNILSGKALAYLEQALKVKSGNSHARIADYFDVAIGSGVGGIFTAMLFSTEDKKRPVFQAEDTWKLLVEQGKKIYPLKGSNNAGKDFLRRVFRRGNTVSSTSGLEKAMKEAFVDKKTGRSLTLKDTLKPVLIPVYDLSSTAPFLFSRADAFESESFDFRLWEVCKATAAEPGVFDPVCMKSVDGKTGCVAVDGGLAMSNPTAAAITHVLHNKQEFPFVRGVEDILVLSLGTGQLLEGSFEYEHVKKWKAKDWAKPMARISGDGTADMVDHSVAMAFGQCRSNNYVRIQANGSGFGRCGVNIDADSSPSNVKKLVGIADEMLKQKNVESVLFGGKKIAEQSNLEKLDWFAGELVQEHQRRSCRIAPTVAFKQAAS; the protein is encoded by the exons ATGGCGTGTAATGCTATATCAAATACGCAACAAGAACCGAGCATCGATACAGATAAGCTAAGTTATGAAATTTTTTCTATTTTAGAAAGCAAATTCTTATTCGGTTACAATGATCAAAAGCTTTGGGTACCTAAAGAATTAACTTCTCCGATTGAAGAGCACAAAAACGATGACGTTTCAACGATCAAAAATCAACGAGGAAAAATATGCATCCTCAGTATTGATGGTGGTGGAATGCGAAACATATTATCGGGAAAAGCTTTAGCGTATTTGGAACAAGCGTTGAAGGTTAAATCGGGAAATTCACACGCTAGAATCGCTGATTATTTCGACGTCGCTATCGGTTCCGGTGTTGGAGGAATTTTCACGGCGATGCTTTTTTCTACAGAAGATAAAAAACGTCCGGTTTTTCAAGCTGAGGATACGTGGAAGCTTCTGGTTGAACAAGGTAAAAAAATTTACCCTTTGAAAGGGTCAAATAATGCCGGAAAGGATTTTCTACGGCGAGTTTTCCGCCGCGGCAACACCGTTTCATCTACTTCCGGGTTAGAGAAGGCGATGAAAGAAGCGTTTGTGGATAAAAAAACAGGTCGAAGCCTTACGTTAAAGGATACGCTTAAACCGGTTTTAATCCCGGTTTATGACCTGTCAAGTACGGCGCCGTTTTTGTTCTCTCGAGCCGACGCTTTTGAGTCGGAGAGCTTTGATTTCAGATTATGGGAAGTTTGTAAGGCTACAGCGGCTGAACCAGGAGTTTTCGACCCGGTTTGTATGAAATCTGTCGATGGAAAAACCGGGTGTGTGGCGGTTGACGGCGGTTTAGCTATGAGTAACCCGACGGCGGCGGCGATTACTCACGTGCTTCATAACAAACAGGAGTTTCCTTTTGTTAGAGGGGTTGAGGACATTTTGGTACTTTCGCTTGGAACAGGGCAGCTTTTAGAAGGAAGCTTTGAATATGAACATGTTAAAAAATGGAAAGCTAAGGACTGGGCTAAACCTATGGCTCGCATCTCCGGCGATGGCACCGCCGATATGGTGGATCACTCCGTTGCTATGGCTTTCGGCCAATGTCGTAGCAATAACTACGTCCGCATTCAG GCGAATGGGTCGGGATTTGGTCGTTGTGGGGTGAACATAGATGCTGACTCGAGTCCTAGCAATGTGAAAAAGCTCGTGGGAATTGCAGATGAAATGCTAAAACAAAAAAATGTAGAATCTGTGCTTTTTGGTGGTAAGAAAATTGCAGAGCAAAGCAATTTAGAGAAACTTGACTGGTTTGCTGGAGAACTTGTACAAGAGCATCAGAGGAGGAGTTGCAGGATAGCTCCCACTGTTGCATTTAAGCAAGCTGCTTCCTAA